In Anomaloglossus baeobatrachus isolate aAnoBae1 chromosome 6, aAnoBae1.hap1, whole genome shotgun sequence, the genomic stretch AACTTAGAAAGTTTTTAAGCATTCTCTATACAGATTGCTCAAAAAATAAACAGGTTTTAATGTAAAACCAAATTGGAATACCGCTCTTCATTATCTAATCTTTTTTTTGCCTATATGTCCTCCAATTGCATTATAAAGGACAGGGGGTGAAAAACAAAGAAGATGATATACTGATAACCATTCATTAAAGTAGGGGACATCCTTTGCAAGTTCTTTCCTCTTTTTATTGTGTCCAGCTGCAAACCCAACAAAAAGACTTGAATACTCTATAGACTTTACTAACACAATTTAAAGACTGTAACGAGACTCTCGTACCTAGAACAGAAATATTATCCTTGAAATTTAATATTTCTCTATTTTCCTTACCAGAAGCAAAAGAATGAATCCACATATGAACGCCACAACAATGACAACAACCGAAAGTTATGAAGATTACAATCACACCGCTTTTGATTATGATAATTATGAAGAACTTTGCATGAAGCATGACATTCGGAGATTCGCTTCCGTTTTTCTCCCAGCGTTTTACTCTGTGGCGTTTGTGCTCGGCATAGCTGGCAATTCTTTAGTGGTTGCCATTTATGCATATTATAAGAAAATTAAAACCAAGACTGATGTCTACCTGTTGAATCTCGCAGTGGCAGATCTGCTGCTGCTCTTCACGCTTCCCTTCTGGGCCGTTGATGCTTCCATTGGTTGGCAGTTTGGACACGCAATGTGCAAGATAACCTCGGCCTTGTACACCATAAACTTTAGCTCAGGTATGCAGTTTCTGGCTTGCATTAGTTTGGACAGATACTTTGCAGTGCTTAGAGCATCAACACATCAAAATTTCAAGAGAAGGTGCTTGGCAATTTGCCTTTTTGTTTGGATCACGTCAGCACTGCTGAGCATCCCGGACTTACAATTCAGCGGAGTAAAGGAACACAATGGAAAGCATGCCTGCCTACCTACATATCCGAAAGATTCTGTAAAGCAGGTCACTGCCTTTATCCAGATTCTGGAAACCGTGTGCTGCTTTGTAATCCCCTTCATCATCATGCTGTTCTGCTATTCTGCTATGGCCAAAATCCTGATTAAAACCCCAAACATTAAAAGATTTCGGTCACTGAAGGTCTTATTGGCAGTGGTGGCAATTTTTCTTATCACTCAGCTGCCATACAATGCTATCAAATTCTGGAGAGCCATTGATATAGTATATGCTCTGATAACAAGCTGCCAAGTCAGCAAAACCATAGACCTAATGATGCAAGTGACAAGTAGCCTGGCATTATTTCACTGCTGCCTCAATCCGCTATTATACGCTTACATGGGAACCACATTTAAAACTTATGTTGCGAAAACAGTGAAAAAAGTTGGTTCTTGGAGAAGACAAAGATCGGAGAGTGTTGAAGAGTACTCTATGTATTCGGACAATCATGTGGAAGAAACAAACAGCTTTTCAATCTAATACTTCAAAAAgttattcttaggctatgtgcacgcagtgcgtttttcgcggcgttttgcgtgtttttcaggtgcgtttttggcctcaaaactgcatgactttgcttccccagcaatgtctgagttttcagttttgctgtccgcacacaactttttttttaagctgcgttttttagcttaaaataaaaaaaatggacatgtcatttctttcctgcgtttttccctcatgcaatgcattggaaaaacgcagaaaaacgcagagatcaaaaatgcagcaaaacgcagccaaaaatgcaccaacgcatgcgtttttgccgtgtttttttgccgcgggtgtgtttttagcggccaaaaacgcacaaaaacgcagttataaaaacacagcgtgtgcacatagccttagtttatCTAAACTTGTAAAAAATGTGATATACTTGAGTGACTACAATTCTCaaatataaaatattattattatcattattattaataattaaaacTGCCAGATTCACAATACCACCATGCCACGGGCAAGTCTATCCAGCAGTAGTAGCTAATA encodes the following:
- the ACKR4 gene encoding atypical chemokine receptor 4, encoding MNPHMNATTMTTTESYEDYNHTAFDYDNYEELCMKHDIRRFASVFLPAFYSVAFVLGIAGNSLVVAIYAYYKKIKTKTDVYLLNLAVADLLLLFTLPFWAVDASIGWQFGHAMCKITSALYTINFSSGMQFLACISLDRYFAVLRASTHQNFKRRCLAICLFVWITSALLSIPDLQFSGVKEHNGKHACLPTYPKDSVKQVTAFIQILETVCCFVIPFIIMLFCYSAMAKILIKTPNIKRFRSLKVLLAVVAIFLITQLPYNAIKFWRAIDIVYALITSCQVSKTIDLMMQVTSSLALFHCCLNPLLYAYMGTTFKTYVAKTVKKVGSWRRQRSESVEEYSMYSDNHVEETNSFSI